From a single Lolium rigidum isolate FL_2022 chromosome 7, APGP_CSIRO_Lrig_0.1, whole genome shotgun sequence genomic region:
- the LOC124679194 gene encoding heavy metal-associated isoprenylated plant protein 27-like: protein MGILDALSETGWFPTLRRHRYIKKRPQLQTVKMKVRMDCEGCERRVRNAVRHLKGVTGVELLPKQNKVTVTGYIADPGKVMRRVARKTGKRVEAWPYAPYDAVPHPYVPGAYDKKAPPGYVRNVVADPDAAPRALASPTEVGYTEAFSDDNPNAACTVM from the coding sequence ATGGGTATCCTGGACGCTCTGTCGGAGACGGGCTGGTTCCCGACGCTGCGCAGGCATCGCTACATAAAGAAGCGCCCGCAGCTCCAGACCGTGAAGATGAAGGTCCGGATGGACTGCGAGGGCTGCGAGCGCCGGGTCCGGAACGCCGTCCGCCACCTCAAGGGCGTCACCGGCGTCGAGCTACTCCCCAAGCAGAACAAGGTGACGGTGACGGGCTACATCGCCGACCCCGGCAAGGTCATGCGGCGGGTGGCGCGCAAGACCGGGAAGCGGGTGGAGGCGTGGCCGTACGCGCCCTACGACGCCGTGCCGCACCCCTACGTGCCCGGCGCCTACGACAAGAAGGCGCCCCCCGGCTACGTCAGGAACGTTGTGGCGGATCCCGACGCCGCGCCGCGGGCGCTCGCGTCGCCCACGGAGGTAGGCTACACGGAGGCCTTCTCCGACGACAATCCGAACGCGGCGTGCACTGTCATGTAG
- the LOC124679190 gene encoding anthocyanidin-3-O-glucoside rhamnosyltransferase-like, giving the protein MNHNKQTAYIIEHSSTMASADMHVVLFPFLAFGHISPFVQLARKLVAAGNGVRVTLLSAAANVPRVEAMLGSSAVAVAPLSLPRVPGLPEGAESTAEVSADGAELLKVAVDGTRPQVAALLAELRPDALLFDFATPWVTEIAAPLGIKTLQFSVFSAVAGAYLMVPARRQVGAVPSAGDLQLAPAGFPPSSSLATVPAYQAADFTYVFTSFHGEPCVYDRLLAGVQASDALVIKTCFEMEGPYLRYLTAQHGKPVLVTGPVVPEPPKGELDERWAQWLSSFPDSAVVFASFGSETFLPVAAATELLLGLEASNRPFLVVLNFPRGADVEAELERCTPTGFAERTKGRGVVHTGWVQQQHILRHRSVGCFVNHAGLSSVVEGLVAGCRLVLLPMKGDQYLNAALFARDLRVGVEVARRDGDGWFGRGDVSAAVDTAMADGWEGEGTKWKEFLMDAAVQKRFGDNFVKDLTNFVRA; this is encoded by the coding sequence ATGAATCACAATAAGCAGACCGCGTACATCATCGAACATTCAAGCACGATGGCCAGCGCCGACATGCATGTCGTGCTGTTTCCCTTCCTCGCATTCGGCCACATAAGCCCGTTCGTGCAGCTGGCGCGCAAGCTCGTCGCCGCCGGCAACGGGGTGCGGGTCACGCTGCTGTCGGCCGCGGCGAACGTCCCTCGCGTCGAGGCCATGCTGGGGTCGTCGGCAGTGGCGGTGGCGCCGCTGAGCCTCCCGCGCGTGCCGGGACTCCCCGAGGGAGCCGAGAGCACGGCCGAAGTCTCGGCGGACGGCGCCGAGCTGCTTAAGGTGGCCGTCGACGGCACAAGGCCGCAGGTGGCGGCCCTGCTCGCGGAGCTCCGTCCCGACGCCCTGCTGTTCGACTTTGCCACCCCCTGGGTTACCGAGATCGCGGCGCCGCTCGGCATCAAGACGCTCCAGTTCTCCGTCTTCTCTGCCGTCGCTGGCGCCTACCTGATGGTCCCCGCGCGTCGCCAAGTCGGTGCCGTCCCGTCCGCCGGAGACCTCCAGTTGGCGCCAGCGGGCTTCCCGCCGTCGTCCTCCCTCGCCACGGTCCCGGCCTACCAGGCCGCAGATTTCACCTACGTGTTCACCAGCTTCCACGGCGAGCCCTGCGTGTACGACCGCCTCCTCGCCGGCGTCCAGGCGAGCGACGCCCTCGTCATTAAGACGTGCTTCGAGATGGAAGGCCCCTACCTCCGCTACCTCACCGCCCAGCACGGCAAGCCGGTGCTCGTCACCGGCCCGGTCGTGCCGGAGCCGCCGAAGGGCGAGCTCGACGAGCGGTGGGCGCAGTGGCTCTCCTCCTTCCCGGACAGCGCCGTCGTGTTCGCCTCCTTCGGGAGCGAGACGTTCCTCCCGGTGGCCGCCGCGACGGAGCTCCTGCTTGGCTTAGAGGCCAGCAACCGGCCGTTCCTGGTCGTTCTCAACTTCCCCAGAGGCGCGGACGTGGAAGCGGAGCTCGAGAGGTGCACGCCGACGGGGTTCGCGGAGAGGACGAAGGGGAGGGGCGTTGTGCACACTGGGTGGGTGCAGCAGCAGCACATCCTGCGGCACCGGAGCGTGGGATGCTTCGTGAACCACGCCGGGCTGAGCTCCGTCGTGGAGGGGCTCGTCGCTGGCTGCCGGCTCGTGCTGCTGCCGATGAAGGGCGACCAGTACCTGAACGCCGCGCtgttcgcgcgggacctccgcgtcgGGGTGGAGGTCGCACGTCGTGATGGCGATGGGTGGTTCGGGCGCGGGGACGTGAGCGCCGCCGTGGACACGGCGATGGCGGACGGATGGGAGGGGGAAGGGACGAAGTGGAAGGAATTCTTGATGGACGCCGCCGTGCAGAAGAGGTTTGGGGATAATTTCGTCAAGGATTTAACGAACTTTGTGAGGGCTTGA